The Streptomyces sp. NBC_01197 genome window below encodes:
- a CDS encoding wax ester/triacylglycerol synthase domain-containing protein produces the protein MAQAHPSISQTIGVILHLDGDAPPLGELRRHVASHLEHEPRLTHYLRGPGLKARWHYDPSPDLNSRVREQQCPSGEQNLETALTDLVARPLPDTGPLWDIWLLAGYAPGRYSICLRAHHSTQDGMGVVGTLTALFGTAPAPTKQRAPRAGARAYLGTVRDMLSASATHNVWNNTALPLTGNRDISWAHVPSQRLRKAATARGGDTNDGFLAALSGALRTWTSQSWPRGADRPLPAITMVNMRRAGEQDRPGNYIAFAPALLPCHEPTAEGRLDQVIAATRTAKDPSRHRAMRSLMDAVPARAFQALATRMTTPDRSAITTSYLAIPRPLRYHLDPVTRIQPFNWLPRHQPASIVACSYNDVTSVCFVTDAALPGLDQLASLFHDAVDELPQPQDDPQADNAPGQPPHTGVTFPAPAADRDATPVIDFRLIKGILVRQGSLPAAPINPRATQAQAGIDSLAVAVLSMTLEDRMGVVITETELAQATTVADLVSLVARRAASRSDHESPGGQDPHPQSERTHTAPGA, from the coding sequence ATGGCCCAGGCCCATCCCTCGATCTCCCAGACGATCGGAGTGATCCTCCACCTGGACGGAGACGCTCCTCCCCTGGGCGAACTCCGCCGGCATGTCGCCTCCCACCTGGAGCACGAGCCGCGCCTGACCCACTACCTCCGCGGCCCCGGACTCAAAGCCCGCTGGCACTACGACCCTTCCCCCGACCTGAACAGCCGCGTCCGCGAACAACAATGCCCATCAGGCGAGCAGAACCTCGAGACGGCCCTGACCGATCTCGTCGCGCGTCCCTTGCCCGACACGGGCCCCCTGTGGGACATCTGGCTGCTCGCCGGATACGCCCCCGGCCGGTATTCCATCTGCCTGCGGGCGCACCACAGCACCCAGGACGGCATGGGCGTGGTCGGTACCCTGACCGCTCTGTTCGGCACCGCGCCCGCGCCAACCAAGCAGCGCGCGCCCCGGGCAGGCGCAAGAGCCTACCTGGGCACCGTGCGCGACATGCTCTCCGCAAGCGCCACCCACAACGTCTGGAACAACACCGCACTGCCCCTCACCGGCAACCGTGACATCAGCTGGGCGCATGTACCCAGCCAACGATTGCGAAAAGCAGCCACCGCCCGCGGCGGCGACACAAACGACGGCTTCCTGGCAGCCCTCAGCGGGGCCCTGCGCACGTGGACTTCACAATCCTGGCCCCGGGGAGCCGACAGGCCGCTGCCCGCCATCACGATGGTCAATATGCGCCGCGCCGGGGAACAGGACCGGCCCGGAAACTACATCGCCTTCGCCCCCGCGCTCCTCCCCTGCCACGAGCCGACAGCTGAAGGCCGACTCGACCAAGTCATCGCCGCCACTCGCACCGCGAAGGACCCAAGCCGCCACAGGGCCATGCGTTCCCTGATGGACGCCGTCCCGGCACGCGCCTTCCAGGCTCTGGCGACCCGGATGACCACACCCGACCGGTCTGCCATCACCACTTCCTACCTCGCCATCCCCCGGCCCCTTCGCTACCACCTGGACCCCGTCACCCGCATCCAGCCCTTCAACTGGCTCCCAAGGCACCAGCCGGCCTCGATCGTGGCCTGCAGCTACAACGACGTCACCAGCGTCTGCTTCGTCACCGACGCCGCTCTCCCCGGGCTGGACCAGCTGGCCAGTCTCTTCCACGACGCTGTGGACGAACTCCCGCAGCCTCAAGACGACCCGCAGGCGGACAACGCGCCGGGCCAGCCTCCCCACACCGGCGTGACGTTCCCGGCACCCGCCGCTGACCGCGATGCCACACCCGTCATCGATTTCAGGCTCATCAAAGGCATTCTGGTCCGCCAGGGAAGTCTGCCGGCTGCACCGATCAATCCCCGGGCCACGCAGGCACAAGCCGGCATCGACTCCCTGGCCGTTGCCGTGCTGTCGATGACGCTTGAGGACCGTATGGGCGTCGTGATCACCGAAACCGAACTGGCCCAGGCAACCACCGTGGCCGACCTGGTCAGCCTGGTGGCCCGACGGGCAGCGTCACGTTCCGACCACGAGAGCCCGGGAGGGCAGGATCCTCACCCGCAATCGGAGCGCACGCACACGGCACCTGGGGCGTAG
- a CDS encoding beta-ketoacyl-ACP synthase III has translation MIFTRKTTAPSPEHAAQLIGLGSYLPPRKVSNADLISRLDTTDDWIRTRIGIAERRIADPATATSDLAVEAGLRAMRSAKVEHVDAVILATATPDHHVPGTAPLVAHQLGLRQVPAFDIGAGCSGFVYATTVAAGLIHAGTAGTVLVIGAEKMSAVIDPSDRSTAPIFGDGAGAVVLTTGRADEPGVLGPAAWGSDGEHADAIHIPDGGSRRPSHTTDDRKNRYVHMKGNEVFRHAVRRITQVTQESATAAGWPVQDIDRLIIHQANARISAAVAGKLGIPPERVPSNIPHVGNTSAASIPLLLSHSALDGQLKAGQRVLVTSFGAGFTWAATTLLWPVGLQALA, from the coding sequence TTGATCTTCACACGCAAAACCACGGCACCGTCGCCGGAACATGCTGCACAGCTGATCGGCCTGGGGTCCTACCTGCCTCCGCGCAAGGTAAGCAACGCCGACTTGATTTCACGCCTGGACACCACAGATGACTGGATCCGCACCCGTATCGGCATTGCCGAGCGACGCATCGCCGATCCAGCGACGGCCACCAGTGACCTGGCGGTAGAGGCAGGACTACGGGCGATGAGGTCGGCGAAGGTCGAACACGTCGACGCCGTCATCCTGGCCACGGCTACTCCGGACCATCACGTGCCCGGCACCGCCCCTCTGGTGGCCCACCAACTCGGCCTGCGTCAAGTCCCCGCCTTCGACATCGGCGCCGGCTGCTCGGGATTCGTCTACGCAACAACCGTCGCAGCAGGGCTCATCCACGCGGGAACCGCCGGCACCGTTCTGGTCATCGGAGCGGAGAAAATGTCGGCCGTCATCGACCCCTCCGACCGGTCCACCGCGCCGATCTTCGGAGACGGAGCAGGCGCAGTCGTGCTCACAACCGGACGCGCTGACGAACCAGGAGTCCTGGGACCAGCAGCATGGGGCAGCGACGGCGAGCACGCAGACGCCATCCACATCCCCGACGGGGGCTCCCGCCGCCCCTCACACACAACCGACGACCGGAAAAATCGGTACGTACACATGAAGGGCAATGAAGTATTCCGTCACGCGGTGCGCCGTATCACCCAGGTGACTCAAGAATCAGCTACCGCAGCTGGATGGCCCGTCCAGGACATCGACAGACTGATCATCCACCAAGCAAACGCACGCATCAGCGCAGCCGTGGCCGGCAAGCTGGGAATCCCGCCGGAGCGCGTTCCGTCCAATATCCCCCACGTCGGCAACACCTCTGCGGCCTCCATCCCCCTGCTACTGAGCCACTCCGCGCTGGACGGGCAGCTGAAAGCAGGGCAACGAGTCCTCGTGACCTCTTTCGGAGCCGGCTTCACCTGGGCGGCCACCACTCTGCTGTGGCCCGTCGGCCTTCAGGCTCTCGCCTGA
- a CDS encoding 3-hydroxybutyrate dehydrogenase — MTTHPAPASASVSAPLGLDLVGRTALVTGAASGIGAACALRLAAAGATVRAVDRDETGLQALAGRAAALPGTVEAYGLDLTDLDAAERAAAGTDVLVNNAGLQLVRPIEDFPPEVFHTILTVMLEAPFRLIRGALPHMYGQGWGRIVNLSSVHGLRASAYKSAYVSAKHGLEGLSKTAALEGAPHGVTSNCVNPGYVRTPLVERQIADQAAAHGIPREQVVSEVLLKESALKRLVEPDEVAEAVAYLCTPQAAFITGTSLSLDGGWTAR, encoded by the coding sequence ATGACCACGCATCCCGCTCCCGCGTCCGCGTCCGTATCTGCCCCGCTCGGTCTCGATCTCGTGGGCCGTACCGCACTCGTCACCGGGGCCGCGAGCGGCATCGGTGCCGCCTGTGCGCTCCGCCTCGCCGCCGCCGGTGCCACGGTGCGGGCCGTCGACCGCGACGAGACGGGGCTCCAAGCGCTCGCCGGCCGGGCCGCCGCGCTGCCGGGCACGGTCGAAGCGTACGGACTCGACCTGACCGACCTCGACGCCGCGGAGCGGGCCGCCGCCGGTACGGACGTCCTCGTCAACAACGCGGGCCTGCAACTCGTGCGGCCCATCGAGGACTTCCCGCCCGAGGTCTTCCACACCATCCTGACCGTGATGCTGGAAGCGCCCTTCCGGCTGATCAGGGGCGCCCTCCCGCACATGTACGGACAGGGCTGGGGCCGGATCGTCAACCTCTCGTCCGTGCACGGACTGCGGGCCTCCGCGTACAAGTCCGCGTACGTGTCGGCCAAGCACGGACTCGAAGGGCTCTCCAAGACGGCGGCGCTCGAAGGAGCCCCGCACGGTGTGACGTCGAACTGCGTGAACCCCGGCTATGTGCGCACCCCGCTGGTCGAGCGGCAGATCGCCGACCAGGCCGCCGCCCATGGGATCCCGCGTGAGCAGGTGGTCAGCGAGGTACTGCTGAAGGAATCGGCGCTCAAACGGCTTGTCGAGCCGGACGAGGTCGCCGAGGCGGTGGCCTATCTCTGCACGCCGCAGGCCGCGTTCATCACCGGTACCTCACTCTCGCTCGACGGCGGATGGACCGCGCGTTAG